The genomic stretch GACTTCTGGGCGCCCGCGTCGATCTCGGCCGGTCGGTGATTGCGCTGGAGTGGCTGCCCGGGCAAACCTCGCTCTCGGCGGTGGCACGGCGCATCGCCTCACTGGGCTACGAAGTGCGCCCGGTCGGCACGCTCGCCTCGCGCAGCGAGTGGCGCCGGCAGGATCGCAGGTGGCTGGTGCACATCGCCGTCGCCGGCGCGATCAGCGGCAATGTCATGGCGATCGCCTTCGCCCTCTACGGCGCCCATTTCGCCTGGATGGACGATCCCACGCGGCAGTTCCTGCAATGGACCAGCGTCGCGCTGGCGGGCCTCTCGGTGGCATGGCCCGGCCGGATGTTTCTGTCCAACGCGATGGGCGCGATCCGCACCCGCACTCCGCACATGGATCTGCCGATTGCGCTGGCGCTGCTGGCGGGCCTGCTCGGCGGCGCCGCGATGACCCTGGCCAACCGACCCGGCGTCTACTTCGAGAGCGTCTCCATGCTGGTCTTTCTGCTGCTGGTCGGTCGCTTCGTGCAATTCCGTCAGCAGCGTTCGGCGCGGCACGACCTCGAGCTGATCTGCGCCCTGGTTCCCCAAAGCGCCCGTCGCCTCGCCGAGAGCGGCGCTCTGGAGGAGGTCCCGACCGAGGCGCTTCGTCCCGGCGATCTCGTCGAAATTTCCGCAGGCGGATCGGTCTGCGCCGACGGCACGCTCGAGGCCGCGGCGGCGCACTTCGACATGCAGCTGCTCACGGGCGAGTCGCGGCCGATCCGCGTGGGCCGCGGCGAGGCGGTCTATGCCGGCGTCCGGCTGCTGGATTCCTCACCCGCACGAGTGCGGGTGAGCACGCTGGGCTCCGAGACGCGCGCCGCCGCGATCGCACACATGGTGGAGAGCGCCGCAGGCGCTCGGCCCCGCGTGGTCGAGTTCGCCAACCGGATCGCCGGTTGGTTCCTGCTGTCGGTGGTGGTGGCGGCGTCGGCCACTGGAATCGCATGGTGGCTCATCGATCCCTCCCGCGCTCTCTCGGTGGTCATCGCCATGCTGGTGGTCACCTGCCCTTGCGCCCTGGGCCTGGCCACGCCGCTCACCATGGTGGCCTCGCTGGGCAGGGCGGCCCGCGCCGGAATCCTGGTCCGCGGCGGCGATGTCTTCGAGCGACTGGCGCGAAGCGGAACGCTGGTGCTGGACAAGACCGGCACCGTCACCGAGGGACGCATGCGGGTGGTGCGCGAGCTGGGCGACCGGAAAGCCATCGCACTGGCGGCGGCGCTGGAGACCCACAGCGCGCATCCGATCGCGCGGGCGATGCACGATCATTACGGCGAGAAGCCGGGCGTCGCCCCGTCGATCGTGGGCGAGGTCGAGGAGTCGCTTGGCGCCGGCATCCGCGGAATGGTCGACGGCCATCGCGTCAAGGTCGGCAACTTCGACTTCATCAAGGGCGACATCGGTTTGCAGGACACCGGTTTCGCCACCGAGGCACGCACCATGGTCCAGGATGGCCTGACGCCGATCTACATTTCGGTGGAGGGCGCCCTCCGGAGCGTGATCGCGATGGGCGACCCGCTGCGAAGCGATGCCGGCGAACTGGTCGCGGGCTTGGCCCGTCGCGGCTGGCGCGTCTGGCTGGCTTCCGGCGACATTCCCGAGATCGCGGCGAAGGCCGGCGCCACGCTGGGCCTTGCGAAGGACCAGGTGTTTGGCGCCTGCACGCCGGAGCGAAAACTGGAGATTGTCTCCGGACTTCAGCCAAGGCCCGTGGTGATGGTGGGCGACGGGGTGAACGATTTGCCCGCAATGGCCGCCGCCGACGTGGGTGTCGCCGTGCGCCAAGGTGCGCGGGCCACGCTCGAATGCGCCGATGTCGCCCTGACCGGCGGCGGGCTTGGCCAGGTGGTCGCGCTGCTGGACGGCGCGCGGCGGACCATGGCCACCATCCACGTCAATTTCGCGATCAGCCTCGCCTACAACCTGCTCGGCGGCGCGCTCGCGGCGACCGGAGTGATCAACCCGCTGATCGCCGCGGTGCTGATGCCGCTGAGCGGCCTCACCGTCACCGCGGTGGCCCTGCGCATGCCGCGCTTCCGGTCCGATGCGGCCCCCCAAAGCGAGGCGCACCGATGATCCTGATCTACATCGCGATTCCGGTGGCGCTGCTCATCGCCGCGGCCGCGGTGGCCGCCTTCATCTGGGCGGCGCGCTCCGACCAGTACGAGGATCTCGACACGCCGCCCTGGCGGATGCTGCTCGACGATGCCCCGATTTCCAAAGTAGGCTCACCCACGCCCGATGACTCCACCGCCTCCACCCGCGAAATCCGAGGAACTCATTGAGGTCGCCGTCGAGGAGCTCTGCAAGTCCTTCGGCCGGCAATCGGTCCTGACCGGAGTGAACCTGACGATCCGCCGCGGCGAGCTGGTCGCCATCGTGGGCGGCAGCGGCTGCGGCAAGACGGTGCTGCTCAAGACCATCACCGGGCACTTTCGCCCCGACTCCGGCCGCGTGCTGATCGCCAACCACGACGTCCCCGGCTCACCCGTCTGCGATCTCTCGCGGCTCTCCGACGATGAGCTCGACCGGATGCGGGTGCACTGGGCCGTGGTCTTCCAGCGCAACGCCCTGCTCAGCGGCAGCGTCTATTTCAACCTGGCCTTCTGGCCCAAGGAAATCAAGGAGATGCAGGATGCCCAGATCATGCCGCTGGCGCGGAAGGCGCTGCTGGATGTCGGGCTCAACGCGGACGAGATCATGCACCGCGACCGCGAGGCACTCTCCGGAGGCATGGCCAAGCGGCTTGCGATCGCCCGCGCGCTGGTGATGGACCCCGTGCTCATCTTCTACGACGAGCCGACCGCCGGGCTCGACCCGGAGATGTGCGGCAACATCCACTCGCTGATCGACTCGACCCACCGCGCCCTGCCCGCGCAGGGCGTGCCGCGGACCAGCATCGTGGTCACCCACGACACCGAGCTGCTGCGCCGGCTGGAGCCGCGCATCGTGATGCTCTTCGCGGGCAAGGTCTTCTTCGACGGCACCTACAAGGACTTCGTGGGTCGCGACGACCCGCACATCCGGCCCTACGTCCAGCAGATGCCCGCGCTGCACGCGCGGCGGCCCTCGGACTACTGACGGGCCCGCGGCGCCAACGCAGCATCACTGCCGCCCGCTTCCGTGGCCCCGCCGAACCGAGCCACACCGAAGTGGCCGGCGCGAACGGGGTCCATCCGGAAAATCTCAGGAGGGGCAGGGTCCGAAGTCCAGGAGCATCAGGCCGACATCGGCGCCATCCACCATGCCGTCGCCGTCCAGGTCGGCGGCACAGCCCGGGCAGGGTCCGAAGTCCAGGAGCATCAAGCCGACGTCGGCGCCATCCACCACGCCGTCGCCGTCCAGGTCGGACGGGCAGGCCGGGGCCGCCACGATGGCGGTCAGCTCGAAGTCGTCGATGTTCCAGCCGGAATACTGCACACTGGTGTCCGTGGTCCCCATGGTCCAACGGAAGTACACCGTGGGCTGGTTGTCGGCGATCGCGGCGACACTGTAGGAAACCTTGGTCCAGGCACTTTCCGACATCGAAGCGGTGCCGTTCTGGAACACGGTGGTCCAGGTGGTGCCGTTGGTGCTGACCTTGAACGCGGCATGGTCATAGGTGGAGGACTCGACATTCAGCCGGCGCTGGAAGGCAACCTTCACACCCGAGAGCCCCGTGCAATCGAAGGCCGGTGTGGTGAGATTGCGCTCGACGAGACTGTTCTCGTAGAGACCCGAGCCGACATTGTTGTAGCCATACACCTTGGTGCCGGTGAAGCCCGAGGTGGGATCCGGGCTGCCGGAAGAGACCGCGGCGCCCGCCGGAGTTCCCCAGGCCCAGAGACCTTCGGTGGTCCAGCCGGGATTCGAGTCCATCGGCTCGGAGTACACCACGACAGGCGTCGGGCAGGTGCCCGAGTGCTGCGCGATGCGCAGCGCCCACGAATTCAGCGTGCCGGTGTCGGTGGTCGCCTGGTCGGAGACGCGCAGGCGCCACACGCCCAGCGAGGATCCGTAGTCCAGATCGGAGAGCTGCGAGAAGGGTAGCGTGCCGCCTCCATCGTCGTCATAAGTAGTGACGATGTTGTCGGTGGTGCCGCCGGTCCGGTTGTGCAGGATGACGGTGGTTCCATTCGGCGCCCTCAACTCGATGTAAAGGTCGCCGATGTAGGTGTGGGAAACATTGAGGTCGACATCGACGTCGGCGATGCAGAAGTCATCGTTGACGGTGATGTAGCTGTAGACCGTCGAGTTGTCCGCGACCGCGATGGGCACATCGGTCGCTGCGTAGACGCTGCGACCCACATCGAGCGAGACATTGCGAGTGGTGGTGTCGGCAGGGCCGTCGGCCTTGGAGAAGGTGACATCGCCGTTGTAGAGGCCCGCGGCGAGAGAATTCGCCGAGGCATCGATGGAGACATCAACATCCTTGAAGTCGCCCACGCCATCGAGCGTGAAGCTGACCGAGGAGGACTTGTTGACATCGTTGATGTCGAGGTTGATGTCCACGAATCCCGCGTCGCTCTGGACCGTCACCGAAACGGGCGCAGCCTTGGTGCTCGTCACC from Planctomycetota bacterium encodes the following:
- a CDS encoding heavy metal translocating P-type ATPase, yielding MTSLSASSHFESSPAASRFQAASATCAHCGQPVPGAASVRSESFCCAGCEAVWHMLHECGLEKYYALQRENGFAANRPNNECSLSYLDHAEFQQRHVQQLDDGRLRAELRLDGLKCGACLWLLEALPRLQGGLLGARVDLGRSVIALEWLPGQTSLSAVARRIASLGYEVRPVGTLASRSEWRRQDRRWLVHIAVAGAISGNVMAIAFALYGAHFAWMDDPTRQFLQWTSVALAGLSVAWPGRMFLSNAMGAIRTRTPHMDLPIALALLAGLLGGAAMTLANRPGVYFESVSMLVFLLLVGRFVQFRQQRSARHDLELICALVPQSARRLAESGALEEVPTEALRPGDLVEISAGGSVCADGTLEAAAAHFDMQLLTGESRPIRVGRGEAVYAGVRLLDSSPARVRVSTLGSETRAAAIAHMVESAAGARPRVVEFANRIAGWFLLSVVVAASATGIAWWLIDPSRALSVVIAMLVVTCPCALGLATPLTMVASLGRAARAGILVRGGDVFERLARSGTLVLDKTGTVTEGRMRVVRELGDRKAIALAAALETHSAHPIARAMHDHYGEKPGVAPSIVGEVEESLGAGIRGMVDGHRVKVGNFDFIKGDIGLQDTGFATEARTMVQDGLTPIYISVEGALRSVIAMGDPLRSDAGELVAGLARRGWRVWLASGDIPEIAAKAGATLGLAKDQVFGACTPERKLEIVSGLQPRPVVMVGDGVNDLPAMAAADVGVAVRQGARATLECADVALTGGGLGQVVALLDGARRTMATIHVNFAISLAYNLLGGALAATGVINPLIAAVLMPLSGLTVTAVALRMPRFRSDAAPQSEAHR
- the ccoS gene encoding cbb3-type cytochrome oxidase assembly protein CcoS, which produces MILIYIAIPVALLIAAAAVAAFIWAARSDQYEDLDTPPWRMLLDDAPISKVGSPTPDDSTASTREIRGTH
- a CDS encoding ATP-binding cassette domain-containing protein, with amino-acid sequence MTPPPPPAKSEELIEVAVEELCKSFGRQSVLTGVNLTIRRGELVAIVGGSGCGKTVLLKTITGHFRPDSGRVLIANHDVPGSPVCDLSRLSDDELDRMRVHWAVVFQRNALLSGSVYFNLAFWPKEIKEMQDAQIMPLARKALLDVGLNADEIMHRDREALSGGMAKRLAIARALVMDPVLIFYDEPTAGLDPEMCGNIHSLIDSTHRALPAQGVPRTSIVVTHDTELLRRLEPRIVMLFAGKVFFDGTYKDFVGRDDPHIRPYVQQMPALHARRPSDY